TAACCTATATGCATTcgtgaaaatattttgtgcGTAGTCTGATCTACCACTGTAACTGATACTTATCTACTGATATTaatgacttttttttaatttattattactcacACCGTACTACGCAGTACTCGTCTGATAACTTAATCATTGTTTAATTCGTTTTTAATACTATTAGTACTAATACAATACTTAATGTACTCAGAAGAGTACAGAAGTAAACCGTGAAGAGTCCCTTCACGTCGGAACGTACCTAACACTCGAATGTTTATCTACACAACAGGAAGGGGAGGCGTAAAGAGCGCGAGGGCGAAGGCGACCCGAAGCTGTACCTGCAGGAGGCGCTGCTCGAGCGTCAGCTGCCCGAGCTGGACCTGAGGCAGCTCGTGGAGCTGCCCCGCGGCCTCGACCTCAACGAGTGGCTGGCCTCGCACACGCTGCCGCTGTTCGAGCACGTCAACCTGCTGTACGGCACCGTGTCGGAGTTCTGCACGGCGGCCGGCTGCGGCGACATGGCCGGGCCGGGCGGCCGCGTCTACGCCTGGTACGACGAGCGCGGCAAGAAGACGCGGCTGGCGGCGCCGCAGTACGTCGACTGCGTGATGACGTTCGTGCAGCGGACCATCCACGACGAAGCCGTGTTCCCCACCAAGTACGCCAACGAGTTCCCGCCCGGCTTCGACGCGGTTCTGCGGCGCGTGCTGCGCCTGCTGTACCACGTGCTGGCGCACCTCTACGCCGCGCACTTCCGCCACCTGGCGCTGTTGCGCCTGCACAAGCACCTGCACCTGACCTTCGCGCACCTCACCGCGCTCGACCGCCGCTACGCGCTGCTCGACCACAAGGAGACCGAGGTGAGCCCCCGCTCCCGACCACCCCCGCTCCCTCCCCTTAGCGACCGGATCTAACCCGTTCGACCGGCAGGTGCTGCGCGACCTGGAAGTGGCCCTGCGCCTGACGGAGCCCGACGAGGCTTCGCCGAGGCGCCGTTCGCCGGTCGTCACGCAGCCCTTGGCCTCGGCGTGATTAATTGTTaactattgtaaatatttcggTCTGTTAAGTAGTTCTAGGAGATGAttagtttataaatttgtgATTGCTttggttgtaaataaaagtgaTATTTGTTTAACTAATAAACTGAAAGCTTTATTGATGTTTTTAGATGTTTTAATGTTTGACCCGACGTCGGCTCCGCTAATGTCCCGAAATAGAATTAtttgtgataaaaaatatgaattcattTATCTTACAGTTCTCGAGAGTAGTACTCGGTATGTAATTCTAAAGAAAAAgcaactttataaaatatattttatttacaacagtCGAACCTCGGTTCGTTACAATATTcctaaatttttacataatatttatacggACGGATCGTTTTAAGTAGGTCGGCCTTGGCAATAAACGTTACGTTCGCTATGTTGCAGCGAACGGCCGAGTCGCCGTCGCTCGTGTCCTCGCAGAATCGGCTCTGgctgaaaaattatcaaatatttaacatagaATAAACGTCGTCCTTGAGTTCAATCAATTCAATTTCTTAAAACGGCGGCACGCCCCATCCTTTCCGAGATATATCTTTGTTatcttaaaagttttattttacttccATTACGTCTTCTTACTTCCATTCAAATTATTAGCTACACACTTACATTCATACTCTATTCAATATACagattttatatatcttatacATTTTTCGATTCGTAACATTATTTCGTAGAACGTCCGacattagtaaattaaaaaatactctaaAGAGATTTATTTGTAGAACTTTTAAGTAGTTTTGTGgcatcaaaataattatatgttctGGAGTTCCGACTCGGGATAGGCCGACATACAATATTGCCCATGggtaaaacattatttttgtagatattgatacgttctataataatattgtacgacatttttttttctatcatcaatagtttaCCCAGTGCACGCGAAGACAGATTTTTTCACACCTTGGATtatattattgcatttttattagGGATCCCTATTTAATCTAAATGTACAGAACGTGAGACAAGTTCTGCTGCAGGCGCTTCTCGGTATTACTCCATTGATGATGTACCACAAATACAAATTCTAGATGACGACGGCATTAATCGTCCCGATTGTATTGGATCCGGCCTCTTGACCGCTCACTCGAAACagaagaattatttattttaaaaacgcacattaacgaaacacacacaaTATTATGCACGTGCATTGTGCAACAATGAGAAGTTTGCGCTACATTTAGAGGGAAACATTACAATGATAAGAGAGAAAATAACTTgtacactaaaaataaaagacaaactttaatatatttttgcttaAATGGAACTGCTTCGCATGTACTCCGAGCGTCGTTTGACGCAGATAGAGGTCTATTTAACATGTAGGAGCATAACAACTGACGTTGGTCCTCACCGCCCGAACGTAAAAAAGGACTTTAAGAGGAAGTTCACTGGACTTCGAACATTTGGTAAATCTAACAAGTCTATCGCGGAGTGATTGCAAATGAAAGAAAGCCAGTcttttttcatacatttcatATTTTGCAGTTAAAACGAactgtacggttcctggatcATCAGGGGTTCGAgataatagaataattttaacttactctatatttatcactcgcgtaatacaatagaatatgggcgaaataataattatgttaattgctatataaTAAGTGCAATCTAACAATCAGAGAGAGTGCCGACGTCTGGCTATGCTCCCGGGGTGAAACTCCTATGACTTAGTTAATTACGAATGACTGCATAGTAACagtcgaagagagtgcctgcgtcgggctatactctcggggcgtgactccgacgatttaggaaatcgtcaTGCTTATAAGTGATCAAACTGTACCGCCAGGGCACGTACATACATAGGAAATAGTTATGCTTGTAGATGATCGGAATGTACGAGCCTTGGCTATTAGGCGATcaaaagagtttattgccagttcttctcttccgttctacgccctcgatttgagaactggcagtgaatgtaaaattaaaagcattatatattatttattttttgacgttcataggtgttcattttgttacctatatgaataaatgattttggtGAAATGGCGGTTAATTAGACCAAagaattgaataatattattttagggttaacatttttaaaacacttaGTCGACCGCTTTATGAAACCTAGCATTCTAGAAGCTTTATTGAAGCTTTATTGCATTATAATAAGGTATGTCTCTAATCTCACGGACACGGAGTAGTAAATGTGACGAATCTGAGTGTGATGTCGAGGCATCAGCTGGACGGTACCTGACGTACGGCACGCCGTCGCGGCTCCTCGGCGAGCGCTCACATGCCCGACTCGGCGATGCCCTCGTCGTCTGAAAAGAGAGATCGGGCTTCAGTACGGGCGGCGCTCGAGAGTCGTCGGGGGTGGGAGGGGGAGGGAGGGAGCTCACCTTCGAAGGCGGCGTTGAGGTGGTGGTTGTTGGGCGGCGGCGGGGCCAAGTCGCGGCCCTCGAGCGCCGCCACGACGCACTGGTGGATGCAGATGTACTGCTGTTCCGTCTGCACCATCCACACGCGCTCGCGCCGCATGGCGTGCACCATGCCGAAGACGTCGAGGGTGTCGGCGTGGCGCGCCAGCTGCTGCAGCGCGCGGTCGAGCGTGATGAAGGTGCCCGAGCGGCCCACGCCCGCGCTGCAGTGCACGACCACGGGCCGGCCGTCGGGCGGGCAGCGCTCGCGGAAGGCGCGCACGAAGCGCGCCAGAGTGGTCGGCGGCTCCGGCACGCCGAAGTCGGGCCACGTCGTGAAGTGGAAGTGCACGAGCACGCGCTGCTCGGCGCCGCGGCACACGCCCAGCTCGGTGACCGTCCAGTCGGGGTAGCGGCTCTCGTTGAGCGCCGTGACGGCGATGTCGCCGTAGTAGACGGGCCGCGTGTCGTAGGGCCAGTAGCGGTCGCACTTCTCGCGGCCCTTCTCCACGCAGCGCGTGAGCATCACGATGGCGCGGGAGCCCGACTCCCAGCACATGCGCCAGAAGTCGTCCCGCGTGCAGTGCAGCGGGCCCTGCGTCACGATGAACTCGCGCGGCGAGCTGTCGCCGGGCACGTAGTTGGCGTTGATGTAGTCGGAGCCCTCCTCGTCGTCCACGGGCTGCAGCTTGTAGCGCGAGTGGTCGTACGGCAGGATGTTGGTGAAGCGGTTCTTGGGGCGGTTGACGGGCAGGTCGGCGGCCGTGCACGGCTGCTCGCGGCCGACGCTCTTCAGCTCCTCGAACTCCTCGCTGAAGCGGAAGTCGGAGTCGGCGGACATGAGCCGGTAGTGCTCCACGAAGTCGGCGACGCGCACGGGCCGCGAGGCCGGAGCCGGCGCGCGGGGCCGGGGCGCGGCGCGACGCAGACGCCGGCGGCGCACGGCCAACGCGGCCGCGGCGGCCCCGAGCGCGACCAGCGCCGCCGACGCCCCGCCCGCTATCCACGCCGTGTTGTCGGCCTCTGCGAAAGTTTCGAAACGTCACATCCGCCTCCGCCCCGCGGAACGAGGAAGTCGCCCGTCGAGCGCTACTCACCGGTGTAGACGGGCGCGTAGGCGGTGTCTGTGAACTTGTCGGGCGCCGTGAAGGCCCGCAGCTTCACGAAGTACTTGGTGTTGGGCTTGAGAGGCCCGTTGCAGTAGGCGCGACCGCCGCCCTCGCAGCGCTCCGAGCCGACCGTGAACTCCTCCACGGCGCTCGAGTGGAACGGATAGTAGGGCTCCGTGACCTGGTACGGCGGCCACACGGGCAGCCGTTGCACGTCCCGCCAGGACGGCAGACGCGCCGGCGTGTCGTTGCGCGGCTCCTCGCCGAGCACCAGCGTGTAGGCCGTCACGTTGCCGTTGGCCGGCGAGAAGTAGTCGGCGCGGAAGCGGACCACCAGCGTGGACGAGGTGCGCCGCACGGCGGTCGGCAGGGCCTGGGCGCGCGGCCTCGGCGGCGCCGCGATCGCCATGTGCTGGCGCCAGCGCGCCGCCGCCCCGCGCCCGGCGCTCGTCTCGCCGCGCAGCTCGAACTCGTAGGTGCCCCCGGCGCGCAGCCCCCGCACGGCCCCTTCCTCGGCGTCCGGCGGGAACGCGATCTCGCGGGCCAGGTCCGGCGCGCCGAGCGGCCAGTAGGCCAGGTGGAAGGCCAGCAGGTCGCCGTGGGCGTCGCGCGGCGGGAGTCGCCAAGCGAAGGTCAGCTCGGTCGGCTTCGCGTCGGTCGGGTGGAACGCGGCGGGCGCGGCCGGCGGCGCGGCCAGCGTGCGGAAACTGGCGGAGAGGGCGCGCGAGCGCGTCAGGATGGTCGCCGGCGTGCCCGAGAGCACCTCCACGGTGAAAGTGTAGAGCGTGTGCGGCGCCAGGGAGCCCAGCGTGACGCCGGGGCGCGTCGCGCCGGCGCTCTCGAGGCGGTCGGCGGCGGCGAGGTACTGCACCTCGAAGGCGGTCCAGTCTCCGGCCGGTCTGTCCCACGCCAGCGTGATCTCTCGCGCTCCGACGGAGGTCGCGTTCAACTGCGTCACGGGCAGCGGGACTGCGAATCGATTCGTTTCGGACGTATAGCGGACGCTCGTCTTCGAAGCCGAGCGAAGCGGAAAAGAAAGCGGAATAGAAAGCGGAAGACGGCCGAAGCCACAACGAGACACACGAAAGCGTTAGCGAGTGCCGACTGAGCCGAAGCGTGAAGGTGCAGAGCTAAGAACCTGAACCGCCAGTTAATACCAACCCAGACTTCATGCGAGGTTATTAAGTGCAGCAGACAAAACCCACGTTAGTCGCGTCCCTTCCGCGAAACCTCTCGATTTCCCTCTGTTAAACGAAAAACTCAATTATAATCGACCGAAAGCGTTCCCCGAACCCTTTCGGGCTCGCCTGGACACCCCAAGCGAGAGAGGAGGAGGCTCGGGACTCACACAGACGCGCCTGACGCTGCACGGGGTGCGAGGAGACGTTGCGCGACAGCGTCCACATGGTGATGTTGTAGAGGCGGCCCGGCGTGAGGCCGTCGAAGCGCACCTGCTGCGGGGTCGCGTCGGCCGCGCGCACCGCCTCGCGGGGCTCCTCGCCGCCCGCCTCCAGCCGGATGCGGTACGAGTCGAAGCGGGCGGCCGTCTCGGGCGTGCGCGTGTACAGCACCAGGAAGGCGggcgccgcctcgctctcggCGTCCTCGCCGCCCTGCGTCACGATCGTCATCTCCGACTGGACGAGGGGCCGCGTGCGCGTGTGCATCGCGAACACGTCGCTGGCCAGCTCGTACGAGAGCGCCTCGATGGCCACCGAGTAGCCGCGGCCGGGTCGGAGGCCGGCGAGCAGCACCCGGGCGCTGCGGCCCTCGCCGGCGCTGACGTTGCGCTCGCCGCCGCCCTCGCCGCCCTCCGGCGCCGCGCCGCCCTCGTCCTCGGCGGGCCACCAGCGCACGCGGTAGGCGTCCACGCGGCCCTCGGGCCGAGGCCACTCCAGCGTCATGTTGCGCGTGTCCGCCAGCTGCGCCACGTTGGACACGGGGTTGGGACCTGCGGGAGACGTCGGATGCCTTACGGGTTCCTTTTTTGTACTAAACTCGTAAAATTGAAGAGAGCTACTGACGCACGGTGTGCTGGGCCAGGCGGGGCTCCCCGCCCTCGACGGGGTCGCCGTGCGCCGGACTGCGACTGAGCGTGTCCAGCGCGATGGAGTAGCGCTCGCCGTGAGTCATGTTGGCGATCTCGGCGTGCGTCGCGTCGGCCGGGAGCGGCGGCAGCCGACGCCAGGGCGCGGCGCCGGCGCGGTAGCGCAGCGAGAAGGCGCCCAACTCTCCGCCGAGGGGGCCTCGCCATCGCGCCACCACCGAGTTAGAGGTGGCGCGCTCCACCGCCAGCCATTCGGGCGGCAGCGGCCGCGTGGCGCGCTCCGTGAGCAGCGGCTCTCCACGGAGGCCGCGGCTGAGCGCCGCCAGCTCGAGCTCGTAGACGGCGCCCGGCTCGAGACCCTCGAGCGTGGCGCCCGGCTCGGCGCTTCGCAGCGTCCTCGGAGGCTCGGCGGAGTCGACGCGGCGGTATCTCAGCTCGTACTCGTCCTGGCGCGAGTCCACGTCGGAGCTCCATTCGAGCCGTAACGAGGAGCGCGAGGGCAGAACGGTTCGCAAAACGGGCGCCATGGGGCGCGTGGCGACCGCCACTGAGGTCTCGTTGGAGGCCACGCCGCGCGACACGGCAACCACGCTCACGCTGTAGTTGCGGCCCGGAAGCAGCGACGCCAGCGTCGCGTTGGCCACGTTCGTGGTCGACCAGTTGCTGTCTTCGCCCGCCTCGGCCCACGAGATCTGGAGTAATCAAACGGGAACGACGTTAACATAAAAAGATTCAAAAATGACATTACTACGAATGACATTAGTACTTAAAAAACAGGACAGAACTGGTAAAGATCCGAGGGCATGTGTCTGACGGTCAGCCTATACCTATGGGTGTACCACAAGGATCGCACTTAGGGCCTTTATTCTTTATCATTTTTGTAAATGACTTAGCATAAAGAAAGACCTAATATAaagtgtaattttaaaatgtacgctgatgatttaaaattataccgACATATTCAACAGGATATCGACATTGATTTTCTGCAGAAGCAACTAAACAGAGTTAACATATGGTGTGGTCTGAATAGAATGATTTTAAATGAAGGAAAATGCTGTTGAATAAAactttcgaaaaaaaaaaaaaattcacaatTACATACTGCATAAGGGGCCAAAAACTTCAAGAGGTTAAAAGCATAAGAGATTTGGGTGTCATTATGGACAGTTCACTAAGTTTTAGGGAGCAAGTGGATAGCATTATCAAAAGAGCCTCAAAGCTCTCCGGTTTTATCTCCAGAATAACAGGGAGTCTTACCGATCTCAGTGTCGCTGTTACTATCTTTACCAGCCTCATTAGAAGCATATTGGAGTTCAATAGTTGTGTCTGATTTCAATGTATTTAACCCATTCAGTGGGGCTGGAGAGGGTGCAAAGAAAGATTTTATACCATTTatcctataaaaataataaatgtgcaATTTTACGTAAACCTGGAATCTCTGAGCGTTCGTAGGGCAAACATCGACttgctataatatttaaaataattaacggATTTATGgagttttgacatttttcaCGGTTCTCTGGCCTCAGCTAAGAGTAGAATTAGGACACAGGGCCGattcaaatagtttaattcttttatagtttttaattttatggttgtttgtattaacactgtttattgtatttacttGATTTCGCTGGTCGTGTCCACATGTTTTAGGGACGGCACCGCTTATATACCTTTGTATgtatgtcaatttatatatgtgtTTGTCCAAATTTTGtggtccaaataaaaaaagaaaaaaaaacataacgtATCTCACATGTAATAGTTCTTATATCAAAAAAGATAGAATAGTGCGATGGCCACTAGGGTTATAATGCTTTAACTACTGGTTATATCTATCTCAGCAAATATACCTTGTACTCGTCCTGGGTGCTCTCGGGCGCCGGCGTCCACCACAGCAGCACTCCGCCGCCTCGGGCTTCTCCCCCTCGGTCGGATTCGGGCTCCTCCGAACGCCGCCAGCCCAGGTCGCGGACCGGCAGCGGCTCTGCGAAGGAAGCGGATCGGTATCACGACTGCGTCGCGCCGTTCGGGGGCGGGGAGAAGAGATACGCACTGAGAGTGAGCTCGGTGGCGGCCGGCCACGAGGTGACCTTGCCGGACATGGTCTTGACGGCCACGGCGTAGTGCTTGCCCGGCTCGAGTCCGTCGAAGGAGCAGAGCGTCGGCTCGTCGCGGCTTCGGACCACGGCCGGCAGTCGCCGCGCCCCGGCGCCGCCGCCGCCTCCGCCCGCCGACACCGCGATCTGGTACTTCTGGAACTCGCTCCTGTCGGCGGGCGGCAGCCAGGCCACGGTGAACGACGTCTCGGTGAGCGCGGCGGGAGGCGGCGCGAGCGTGAGGTTCCTGGGGCGCAGCGGCACCGTGCGGTACTGCGCGGTGGTGGGCGGCGAGAGCTGCGCGTCGGACACGGTCTGCACGGAAATGTTGTAGGCGCGCCCCGGCACCAGCCCCTTGAAGGCGGCCTGCGCCGGCCCCGGCGGCTCGCCCTCCTTCTCCACGTAAAGCTCCGAGTCGCGGGCGTCGCGCGGCTCGATGGACACCTTGTAGTGCGTGTAGGCCCCGGGCGGATACGGCGGCTGCCAGAGCACCAGCAGCGTCGTCTCGTTGCGGAACCAGACGATGAACTTGCCCGGCGTGTTGGGTTCTGGAGCGAGGGAGAATGATAAGTTATCGATTGTATCTAATGATGCAGACTAGGCAGGACATTTTTTAAGAATTCGCGTTGGGGTAATTTACTTTGAGTGGACTATAGCATCCTACattattgattataataatCTAGAAATCACACAAATAATCACTTTCACTGCAAACAAAGCTATCGAAAAGTACCTATTCTACACTATGATACCTGGTCCTCTCGTCCGCGAAAGATTGAGTTATCTGAATTTAGCCTACACAGTCACAAAGACGTAAAGTAAAATGGGCGTGGACTAACTGGTGGTGAAGTTGAAGGAGGCGTAGGCGGCGCTCTCCTTGTCGTGTAGTAGCGTGAAGGCGTGAAGTTGGTAGGTGGCGCCGGGCGACAGATCGCGTAGCACGTGACTCCACGTGCCGTTGTCTGGCGCGTCGACTTGCACGCTGAGGTTGCGCGCGCCTGTTTCGCCCGCCAGCGCCACCACGCGCAGCCGAAAAGCAGTGAAATCGCCGTGCAGCGGCGGGGCCCACGAGATAGCCGCCTGTTTGTTGCGCCCCAGAGTCACCGTCAAGTTACGAGGTGGCTCAGGCGCTAGACGACACCAAAACTCACATTGAATGATGTAATTGCTGCATTGTATTGTTAGAAAGATGGATTAAATGAACCATTTTGCCTTCTTTTTCTAATTAGGTCCACAGACCATATTTTTACAGTTTTATACTCAACATATAGAAATCAATTTAAAGTTATCAGTCAATGAAGCTAATCATGCAAGGGTtggatatttaaaatgatttgaaAACTATTATTGTACCTGTAATTATAGTTTGATTCCATGTGAGAAGGTCTGCAAAAGTAGCATTTGAATAATAGAGCATGAAGTGGTATTTTGTGCCTGGTAAACCCTGAAAATTTATTGTCGAAGCCCGGGCTGGTACTGTAAAATTAGGGGCAGGCGAACCATGAGGCGGCCGATAGTCGAGTCGGTAATGTGCCTCCTCTCCGTCTACCCCACCCCATCCTGGAATTTCTATCACCAGGTCTGCAGCAGAACTTACACCTACTGCCGTCTGTAAGCCACATAAATTATAGCAAATTTATACTAGTAACtacataaatgtaataaaatattttattttgtatttcttttgtttgagTAATTATGACTGAGTTGCATACTAGGAGGCTTTTTAATGTGACTATATCATTTATTGTTCTCTTATCTTGCTTGTACTATATTACATGCATATAGTGAACATAGTAAACAAATGTTTACAAGAgaacaatttataaacaaactttTATCATATTTCGGTGACCGTTTTTATACTACACAATAGATactgatatttattattgaaataatctTCAGGAATTCATTATCCTAATACATTATGAAGTCAATGTAAGTCATATCCTTCTAAGAAATGTTTGTATCATTGTAGATTAGTTTTAAAacttactaataataaaaggaagaCAAACGGCAGGACTACAATTAAGGGAGTGCACCCACGATTGTCAGGCCACACAGACATAACTTGCACAATCGACCTCTTCCACATCATTGAAGGCAACACTCTGATTTCACACGATACTTTCTCTTTTAGTTTGACACAGTCTCCAGGTTCTTGTGAATAAACCATGGCTCCTTTTATATTCCCTTTTTTAACTTCACGTCATCAAATGCATTAAAAATTTCTCACTATTACTCCtaacaatattacaaaatattaaaaaatacatctgTTGCCATTTCGAGTTACTTTTTGTACTTCTGTGACCTGTCATTTTGAAACATTGGTTCTTATGTCATAGTTCAaacatagataatattataattcttataATTAAGTGTCAACAAGCAAAGATAGCCCCCAATCTATATAGATACTGCCGCAAACAATCaaggttttctttttttggaTTAAGATAAAGTACTAATAGACAATATAgcccggtcattttagacataaaaatagtgatcaaataaagaaaattccgacaaagccaaattttcgtagagaccttaggtttaccacaaggaataaagtgtcaaaagtccccatcagtcccatgtgagcttagggacttattcggggtcaaaggtcaaaattttaggttttttggatttttctcgaaaacggtaagttttgTAGAAAAGTACTTCAGAGCAAATttgtagatcttaaaattctctataaaaatgatccccatgattttttctctaagacTCACTATTTCCCAGATATTGCGCTTGTAAGAATCATGTTCTACATAGTATGCACACATATGccacgtatatacatatttaggtaCTCAAGCAAGCAAAAATGCCTACTCGTGTTTCttttatgtatacattattAGTATAACCTGAGAAGGCGCAGCAACGGACAGAAATATATTCTTCTCAAAGTTTATCAGCTTATCCAAAATgccaaaactttattttatttttacatgcgATGACCGGATGCGATACTACGTCAGAAATGTTTAGAAGGGGCAAAAAttcagtattaaaattattgttcaaTTGTCTAAAATTACCGGgctaataaaaatcataataattattattcgtattttcaagatatttttagaaattcaGAAACGAGTACCTAACAtgataaatgttattattttccttatgttatatgttatgttatatgttattttaataatttttaagagATCTCTATGCAACGCCAAgagatcaagccgctcggaaagtgactggtcgtcgatgATTCGAATCACTCTTCGTTGACTACGGCCAAGCAAAAGGAGCtagtactggggagctcctgtgttgatttatttttcatgactGTACGGTTCCTGTGTCatcggggtgctttaaataaaagaggATTTGGGTTTTACTCTATAATATTAACCATGCGCATACAATTTACTCAATCTAAATCAAATAAAGCCTGATAGAGCAAAAtatacagccttggctcgctCCTATCTTAAGAACCCGATGTATAACgacatttttcatacaaataactAATATACTTAATGTTCATTAATACTAAAGaaacgaataaaaattaaacagtatCAAGATATTTAAACCAATTTCCCCAGTATTGcccacaaaaaaaatatttcccgATTTACCATGAGGTAGAACTATactaattatttcatattttctattatgGAACATGGACTggaatttttcattatttagaaACAGTCATCAGTTTggtatatttagaaaatattgcaaattttatacaaaagcaAATCAAATCGAATAGGTAATATAgttaatcatttattcatttatgtaacacaatatttaaaaaactgaagAGTTGAACTGAATAGGAAATAAAGGACCAATGTAAGAGAGAGATCTATAACTTTGTTTGATATTTAGTAATGTGTctatgttatattttagtctaAGCTATTAACCTATTAAGTAATCTGTGATTtttggcctaaaggtctagataccaggccataaactccaaaaaaaaaagtaatctGTGATTAGAAAATACGTGCAAAGAAGTTCAAAGAAGAAAGAATAGCAAATAATAGCAATAGTCAATATGTACAAATTactagtaataatttaattaatcatgtCGTTCATATCAATATCTTTGTGAATTGTTAATAATGTagagaaaataacaaaaatgtaaaattataatgctGTTTAAAGTTCACATTCGCATGAAAATTTTCAGGTTTCGTACGGCACttcaaagaatttaatttatattagattaaaaaaaaataccttataAAAATGGCTCATATAACAGTATGTTCAGCTGCAAAACTGACGCGATTAGCACCAGGGCCTCTTAAATTAATGATAGTGCCTTTGCGGCGATGTATAACTGCTAGCGTTTTACACAACAGCGAACATGAGAGATCTAAAAAACATAGGAAATATGTATATGCTGCTACTTCCATTGGCTTAGCCTTACTGGCTGGATCGCACATGTATAATGGTaatgaaaacaattattttcaagATATTATCATTTCTATACCCAATCCTTTACttgtattaagtttttattgatGTCATGCACTGTTTcagaaaaaaagttttttaaagcaGCCCAAGTTGGAAATATTCCTGAACTTCAAAAGTGAGTGAAAAGTTCTTATGAAATGAATTATAGttgtacataatttattaatgtaccTGATGGATataaaggtatttttaaaacagtttaaataAGTTAACAATCATTACTGCAATAAGACAGTAATAGAAATGGCACTACAAAGCAGAGATTTTACCAAAGTATGCAATGTCAGTCTTTCAGTCACTATTCATCTTCActttaatttatctaaaacatTTAGCAATTTAGAATATGTTAGTCTTTATGATTGAAGCACATCTTA
The Pieris napi chromosome 17, ilPieNapi1.2, whole genome shotgun sequence DNA segment above includes these coding regions:
- the LOC125057664 gene encoding MOB kinase activator-like 2 isoform X2; the protein is MDGYLNILFTWLSTLLNKFYLTKGRRKEREGEGDPKLYLQEALLERQLPELDLRQLVELPRGLDLNEWLASHTLPLFEHVNLLYGTVSEFCTAAGCGDMAGPGGRVYAWYDERGKKTRLAAPQYVDCVMTFVQRTIHDEAVFPTKYANEFPPGFDAVLRRVLRLLYHVLAHLYAAHFRHLALLRLHKHLHLTFAHLTALDRRYALLDHKETEVLRDLEVALRLTEPDEASPRRRSPVVTQPLASA
- the LOC125057664 gene encoding MOB kinase activator-like 2 isoform X3, with the protein product MGKGRRKEREGEGDPKLYLQEALLERQLPELDLRQLVELPRGLDLNEWLASHTLPLFEHVNLLYGTVSEFCTAAGCGDMAGPGGRVYAWYDERGKKTRLAAPQYVDCVMTFVQRTIHDEAVFPTKYANEFPPGFDAVLRRVLRLLYHVLAHLYAAHFRHLALLRLHKHLHLTFAHLTALDRRYALLDHKETEVLRDLEVALRLTEPDEASPRRRSPVVTQPLASA
- the LOC125057664 gene encoding MOB kinase activator-like 2 isoform X1, which gives rise to MSWPEGVRRGVRLRYRRVSALDVDDTVSCFCRKGRRKEREGEGDPKLYLQEALLERQLPELDLRQLVELPRGLDLNEWLASHTLPLFEHVNLLYGTVSEFCTAAGCGDMAGPGGRVYAWYDERGKKTRLAAPQYVDCVMTFVQRTIHDEAVFPTKYANEFPPGFDAVLRRVLRLLYHVLAHLYAAHFRHLALLRLHKHLHLTFAHLTALDRRYALLDHKETEVLRDLEVALRLTEPDEASPRRRSPVVTQPLASA